From the genome of Sulfurimonas paralvinellae:
TCCATAGCCAAGCTTCAGGCGAGCTGCATTGTTACTGATTGTTTTGTCATTGCCGTTGTAAGATACAGTTTCGTTGTTGTAAGCGTAGCCTGTACCGAGATAGATTTTTGATTCGCCAAAAAGGAGTGAAGATAAGAGAAGTAAAAGGAGTGTGATTTTTTTCAAGTGACTGTCCTGATTTTTTAGCAAAATTATATCTAAAAAGTTGCATGCTAACTTAAAAATATAAACTTATTTGCGTGCATTAGAATTTTGCTGAAGAATTTTGCTATAATTGCACAAAAATTTTAAGGACTATTTCTATGGGAATTCCACAACCGGCATTTTATATCTTCAAGTGTGAGCAGTCTGCTCCTCCGGGTATGCCAAAACCATCATGTGTCACACCGCAAACACAGGATCTTTTCCAATATCTTGCACAATCTTTGATGAAAGAGGGCATTATGGGAACGGTACAGCCAATTCGTACTTCATGCATGAATCGCTGTCAAATGGGCCCTGTAATGCTTGTTGAGCCGGGTCATACAATGTACGCAGGTTTAACTAAAGAAAAAATTGATAAAATTGTACAAGAACATATCATTGGCGGTAACGTAGTTGAAGAGTATGTTATCGATAAAGAGATGTGGGACGAGCCAATCAGCCCTGCTGATATGAAAAAACAGATGGGAATGTAGGAAAAGTAATGACAATAGAGATGTTGTACAGTAAAATCCATCGCGCTACCGTAACAGATGCCAACTTAAACTATGTCGGCTCTATCACGATAGATGAAGAACTTTTAGAAGCTTCGAAGATGCGTGTTGGACAAAAAGTAGAGATACTCAACATAAACAACGGTGAGCGTTTCTCTACTTACATTATCCTCGGTGAACGCGGTAAACGTGATATCTGTCTCAATGGTGCAGCAGCGCGTAAAGTTCATAAAGGTGACAAGATCATCATCGTTGCGTATGCGACCTATGATGAAAAAGAGTTGGCGGATTATAAGCCAAAAGTCGTTCTTTTGAACGATGACAACAATATAGACGCAATCCACGACGAGATCTAATCATGTTTGAAAATATGGGTGATTTAGGTAAAATGCTTCAGGGATTTGAAGCCAATGCCCAAAAACTCAAAGATGAACTTGCCAACAAAACCTTCTCCGTCAAAAGCGGCGGCGGTATGGTTGAGTTGACACTCAACGGAAACGGCGAAGTGATCGACTTGAACATTGATGATGAACTGCTTGAGGATAAAGAGTCACTGCAGATTCTTCTCATCGGTGCCATCAACGATGCCAATAA
Proteins encoded in this window:
- a CDS encoding (2Fe-2S) ferredoxin domain-containing protein → MGIPQPAFYIFKCEQSAPPGMPKPSCVTPQTQDLFQYLAQSLMKEGIMGTVQPIRTSCMNRCQMGPVMLVEPGHTMYAGLTKEKIDKIVQEHIIGGNVVEEYVIDKEMWDEPISPADMKKQMGM
- the panD gene encoding aspartate 1-decarboxylase, whose amino-acid sequence is MTIEMLYSKIHRATVTDANLNYVGSITIDEELLEASKMRVGQKVEILNINNGERFSTYIILGERGKRDICLNGAAARKVHKGDKIIIVAYATYDEKELADYKPKVVLLNDDNNIDAIHDEI
- a CDS encoding YbaB/EbfC family nucleoid-associated protein; amino-acid sequence: MFENMGDLGKMLQGFEANAQKLKDELANKTFSVKSGGGMVELTLNGNGEVIDLNIDDELLEDKESLQILLIGAINDANKMVQQNQQQSALGMLGGMGGVK